The Bacilli bacterium region CTTTAAGAGGCGGTACTTCCGTTGTTTCTTCCAAAAGGTACTACCGTAGAACTCTTTAATCGTCATTTCCGTAAACGTTATCTTGGAGAGCAATTACTTTGTCGAGTTTATCCCACGGTAAGGTATTTGTTAGTGCTCCGACTTGACCGTACGCTGCTAACTGTTTAAGACTGCTTGCTCCGATTTGTTTTGTAATTGAATGTGGTTTGAAGTTAAAAACTTCGAGAATAACTGAGAGTAGACTATCTTCGCTTAATCGAGCGGTGCCAATGTATTGATTGATACTCCGACTGGTATATTAATCCCAATAGGCGTATGCAATCCCTATTTCACACTTTTTAGCGATTCCACTTGCGACAATGTTCTTGGCAATGTATCTAGCTTAGTAACTTGCACTTCTATCAACTTTGGTTAAGTCCTTGCCACTCCAAGCACCGCCACCGTGGAGTGCAAGTCCCCAATAACTATCGCATTGTAGTTTGCGACCTGTAAGTCCACTATCAGCGTAACTTCCACCCTTAACAAGTTCTCCAGTAGGATTGATTAAGATTTTTGTATCGTGTGTAAGAAGTTCTTTCGGCATTGTTTGGTGGATTACTTTATAAATAAAGGGTTTGTGACTTGCTTTGGTTATTCCGATCCTTGTTTGGACTGAAACAACGATCACAGTAGTGGCAACCGGTTTATCTTCCTTGTATTCAACACTAATTTGGCATTTACCGTCTTTTCCAAAGAAGAGCGGTGCTTTAGTGTTTAGTTCATCAGGCGCTACGGCAAGTTTCCTTGATAAAACGATTGGTAGTGGCATTAATTCTTCTGTGCCGCTTTCAGCATAGCCATACATTGTTCCTTGGTCTTTAGCGCCACCTCTTCTGTACGTCTTCAATACATAAAGTCGTTAGTAAAAGACGAACAATTTAGCGAATCTTCAGTTTTGATAAAGGATATCTATTCATTAGTCATTGCCGATGAACAAATAGTCACTTTTGTTATTTCTTCAAAAAAGGGTCGTCCTTCCTTAATTAGTTCATATAAGGAAATCATTCAAGGAGAATCGATTCTTAGCAAGATGTATATATGCAATGCAATAAACAAAGCAATCTTTTATGAGGTGAAACTCTATGATTAATTATGAACAATCAAAAGTTAAAACAATTAAAGCACTGACAAACCCATCGGTACTTAAGCGTGTTGTCACCGATGCACGTGTTTCAACAGCGGATGAACACCAAGATTCATCGTACCGCTTGCAATTCAGTGAATTAGAAAAATCAATTCGGATTAATCCTAGATATGAATTCATCGGTATCTTTAAAGATTGTAAAAGCGGTCGAGATATAAAACATCGTGAAGAATTCACGACTATGTTAGAGTTAGCGTTTATGGGCGAAATCGATGTCATTGTGACTAAATCTATTACGCGGTTTGGCCGTAATCTTATCGGAACCATAAATATTATCCGCTCTCTTAAACTTAATTATGTTGAGGTAATATTCCAAAAGGAAAATATTTCAACCTTTGATTCTTCAATTGAAATGGTTCTCACGATTCTTGCAACACACGCTGAAGTGGTATCAAACAATATTTCACAAAATGTGCTTTGGAGTATTAAACGGAAGATAAGAAAAGGTGGAAACCTTACTTCTCGTTTATACGGTTATGCGATTAAAGGTGAATCGTGGAAAGATCTAAAAGAGAATATGAAATACCAACTCTCTATTACTATGATAGATTAAAATTAAATCGTGTGAGCATAACAATCAAAAACCTTTTCGCAATCATGAATAAAGCATTAAGTGAATTATCACTTTTCTCTACAATGGTTATTCCTTCTTTGAGACGGTTAATGACGCATTAGATAAATGTGAGGCCGATCTTCTGCTTGAGAAAAACGATAAAACTAAGTTGCTGAAAGAAAGAGCTTTATTGTCGGATGCCCAAAGAAATATAACAACTTTTGTTCGTCAGATTAAAACATTCAAGCCAATGGAGAATATAGATTCTTTTAAAACACTTGTCCGAAATGTCATTATTGAACAAGATGGACGAATTAGAATAAATATAAATCTAATAAAAGATAATTTCATTCAGGCTATGATTTTAGAATCGTCTGTAGAATTACGTGTTGGAAACGGAAAAAAGACAATTTAATATTTTCTTTCATACTAGGTTCGTGCCCTTGTTATGAGATTTTATTTTTAAACTATGGAAATAAAAAAAGCTATCTTGGAGAATATCATTTCTTCAAAATAGCCTCTTTTTAATAAAAATTCGCCCATTTTGAGCGAATTTTCGTTGATTTTAGTAGTTTTTTACTACCAAAGTAAGATTTAGATGGTGGCCCAAGCCGATTCTTAGACGAACTATTTTTTAAAGATAGTTTAACTTTCGGCTTAATTTGTCATCATTTTCTTGGTGAAAAATTAGTTAAAGGCAATAAATAATTTAACTCTATTGAAAGAACTAAATTTAGGCGCTAAGTACTTATAATGTAAGTCTTCATTTCAGCATGGCAAATTGTGCTAATTTTTTTTGCATACAAATTTGACTACCACTTATAAATCATTCAACAAAACTCTTTCTAATACACACTGGTGGCTCTATGTACGGAGTTTTAGACCTATGTAATTTTACACAGGTGTTGCACTACTACATGGATTTGACAATGCCTGAGGCGGTTTTAGACCTATGTAATTTTACACAGGTGTTGCACTTGGAAGCAGTGACGTTGCAACCTTAACATGTTTTAGACCTATGTAATTTTACACAGGTGTTGCACTCAATCGTAGACTACAAAAATCTTGTAGGAGTTTTAGACCTATGTAATTTTACACAGGTGTTGCACTTCCGCAGCCAATTAAGGCTGAACATCTCTGTTTTAGACCTATGTAATTTTACACAGGTGTTGCACTTTTATAAAAGGTATTATGCAAATCTTAAAGTTTTAGACCTATGTAATTTTACACAGGTGTTGCACGCAAAATTAACACTAAGTCAACTACAAACGGTTTTAGACCTATGTAATTTTACACAGGTGTTGCACAAAATTGTTGCTGTTCGTTGGGAGAACAAAGTTTTAGACCTATGTAATTTTACACAGGTGTTGCACATAGTGGTAAAAGAGTTGGATGTTAAAGTGGTTTTAGACCTATGTAATTTTACACAGGTGTTGCACTTCTGCCAGCACGGTCTATACGTTCCAATTGTTTTAGACCTATGTAATTTTACACAGGTGTTGCACCTCAAAATGAGGTTATTTGTTTTTATCAAACAAGACTTCAATACTTAAATTCTTGTATCTTGCTTGATTATATCCAAAGGGAACATGAATAATGTGTAAAGCATCCTTTGAGTACTTACCTCTTCTTTGAGATTCTTTAATTGAATTAAAAAGAAATGAATTGTCGCCTTTGCAATGCTCCATTATTTTAGCACAAAGTAATGCCTGACTGATAAAGTGATATAAACCAAAATATGTTTTAATGTCTTTAACATTAGATATGTATTTATCTAAATTCCTAATCGTGTTCAAATGAGCGATTTGATTCCTATAGAAGGAAAAAAATCTTCCATTACTTAATCCGCTTATATTTTTTTGCAATATTTCTCTTTGTTTCTTTTTTAAGTATCCTTTTTCAATAAATAGATTTGAAAGTTTCAACTGATTATCTAGTTTTTTAAAATCAAATTCTTCGTTAGAAAATTTAATATCATAGTCTCGTTCCAGGGTATGAATAGCAATTGCATACCGCGAATTTACATTAACAAGATTCTTGTAGACAAGATACAATACTGTTAAATATAAACCAATTATAGTCTTTTTTTGCTCTTTAATAATTTGCTTATCTCTAGATAATGCCTTATTGTCGATATCGATAAAAGATTCTAGATTAACTGATTTTATTTCTTGAACCAGTTTATCAATCATTTTAGGTGGTGCTTTTAAATCTAGTCCAGTAATTGCCTGATAGTAACGCGTTAGCTGCTCAAGAGGAAGTCTTTCTAGTACCAGCCTAACCACATGTTCATTTTGTGCCACTACACAAATTTTCCGAGGATTTACGTGCCGGGCGATATAGATAAATCGTCTCGATTTAACAACATTATTAATC contains the following coding sequences:
- a CDS encoding recombinase family protein translates to MINYEQSKVKTIKALTNPSVLKRVVTDARVSTADEHQDSSYRLQFSELEKSIRINPRYEFIGIFKDCKSGRDIKHREEFTTMLELAFMGEIDVIVTKSITRFGRNLIGTINIIRSLKLNYVEVIFQKENISTFDSSIEMVLTILATHAEVVSNNISQNVLWSIKRKIRKGGNLTSRLYGYAIKGESWKDLKENMKYQLSITMID